AGTTTATTAAAcctaaatattttaaatgcctAGTGACATTAAAtcttaatttatatttattatttattatttatttgtttatatttataaaattacaTTGTACGACTAAGCTCTGGCAGCTTTTAGCTCTGTTTCCTTGGCCTTGAAATCCTCCACCAGCTTGAACTTTTGGATCTTGCCGGAGGTGGTTTTTGGGAATGCATCTATGGGGATCACATATCTGGGCACCTTGAAGTGGGCCAGTTTGCCCTTGGCATAGGCCTTCAAGGTCTCCGCGGTGAAGGAGGCGGGGTCCACGCCCTCCTCCAGGCGAACATAGGCGCAGACTTCCTCACCCAATCGCTCATCAGCCACACCAATCACCTGGAATATAGGATAAtattataacaaaataattacataaattaataaatttacaaaacacAACTCACATGCGCCTCAATGACCTGTGGATGAGCATTTAGAAAGTCTTCGATCTCTTTGGGGAATATATTTTCGCCGCCACGGATGAGCATCTCCTTCAGGCGACCCACAATCCGTCCATATCCATTGGCCTCCAGGACAAACTGATCGCCCGTGCGCAACCACCTATCATTACCGATGGTTTCCTTTGTTTTCTCCTCATCACCGTGGTAGCCCAGCATTGTGGTATATCCGCGGACGCACAGCTCTCCGGGCTGTCCGAATGGCACACACCTGCCCTCGGCATCCACCACCTTGGCCTCGATGTGATCCGTCAGATGGCCAACTGAGTTGAGGACAACATCGCTGCTATCGCCGGGCAAGGATTGGAAGATAACAGCTGTGGTTTCCGTCAGGCCATAGACACTGTGCACCGCCTCCACGTTGAGAACCTGCCTCACATCCTTGATCAGCTGCGGCGACACAATGGCACCTCCGGTGACGGCCTTCTTGATCCTGCCCAGCGGCACCTGCAGCTTCTTCTGCGTGTTTACCAAATCCACATACATGGTGGGTGTGCCATGGATCACCGAGCACTTTTCATTGACGATGGCCTGCAGCGAGTCCTTGGGACTGAATCCGGCAGCGGGCAGGACCATGGTGGCACCTTTGGTCAGAGCAGCCATGATGGTGATGATCACACCGAAGGCATGGAACATGGGCACCTGCACACAGAT
This genomic stretch from Drosophila mauritiana strain mau12 chromosome 2L, ASM438214v1, whole genome shotgun sequence harbors:
- the LOC117145718 gene encoding medium-chain acyl-CoA ligase ACSF2, mitochondrial: MNSKLQAISRYMLRQKCVFNSMRSFSTSMPTLISHKHHIGKDPLVYRTIGQQLELSAADFGDVEAIVSCHEGKRYSFKSLLQEADALAAGFRKLGLQPGDAVGLWAPNYMHWYLGMMGAARAGLTSVGLNPAYQGPEIAYCLNKVNVKAIIAPETFKTQNYYEILRDICPEIADAEPGKIRSKKFPHLRSVIINSNDDLKGALRFDDFLDLASKSEREEVTKIQKSILPESACNIQFTSGTTGNPKAACLTHHNFVNNGIHVGNRNELQGERICVQVPMFHAFGVIITIMAALTKGATMVLPAAGFSPKDSLQAIVNEKCSVIHGTPTMYVDLVNTQKKLQVPLGRIKKAVTGGAIVSPQLIKDVRQVLNVEAVHSVYGLTETTAVIFQSLPGDSSDVVLNSVGHLTDHIEAKVVDAEGRCVPFGQPGELCVRGYTTMLGYHGDEEKTKETIGNDRWLRTGDQFVLEANGYGRIVGRLKEMLIRGGENIFPKEIEDFLNAHPQVIEAHVIGVADERLGEEVCAYVRLEEGVDPASFTAETLKAYAKGKLAHFKVPRYVIPIDAFPKTTSGKIQKFKLVEDFKAKETELKAARA